The Halomonas sp. THAF5a genome segment TCTCCTGGCGTCCGGAGCGGCCGATCGGCGGCTCCAGGGGATAGTCGGCGTCGGTGTTGGTCTTGACCAGGTAGAACTCCACCTCCGGCGCCACCACCGGCCTCCAGCCGCGGGCCTCATAGCGGTCCAGCACGCGCTTGAGCACGTGGCGTGGCGCCAGCTCCACCGGATCGCCGGTCAGATAGACGCAGTCGTGGATGATCTGCGCGGTGGGGTCCTCGGCCCAGGGCACCGGGTAGACGGCGTTCGGGTCGGGCACCAGCTCCATGTCGCGTTCGGCGGGGTTCCAGAAGCGGATGTCCTCGTCGTCGGGATAGCCACCGGTAACGGTCTGGATGAAGATCGAGTCGGGCAGCCGCGGGCGGCCGCCCTTGAGGTACTTGTCGGCGGGCATGATCTTGCCCTTGAGGATGCCCGTCAGATCGGCGACCAGGCACTCGACCTCGGTGATGCCGTGCTTCCGGAACCAGTCGTTCAGGAGCCGCGGCGCCTGTCGGTGACTCATGGGATCGTCCTTGCGCGGAAGGGTGGGCCCCGCGTGGCGGGGCGGGGCTGGGTCAGCCCCACGTCGAGGCAGGGCATGGCGGCGACGGCCTCGTTCATGGGGTGCCCTGCTGCTCGATGGCCCGGTTACAGCAGGTCCCTCAGTTGATAGTAGCGGGTGGCCAGCACCAGCAGCGGCGTGCGCAGCAGGCGTCCCCCGGGAAAGCGGCGATGGGGCATGGCCGCGAAGGCGTCGAAGCGCTCGCGCTGCCCGGCGATGGCCTCCGCCAGCAGCTGGCCGGCGAGCCCCGCCAGCGCCATGCCGTGACCGGAGTAGCCCTGGGCATAGTAGATATTCGGGCCCAGCCGGCCGATGTCCGGCGCCCGGTCCAGGGTGATGGCCACGTCGCCGCCCCAGCGGTACACGATGGGCACGCCCTCGAGGACCGGGAAGAGGCGCGCGATCTTGGCGTCCATGCGGGCGATGAGGTGGCGCGGCTCGCGGCCGTCGTAGCTCACCTCACCGCCGAAGATCAGGCGGCGGTCGGCGGAGAGCCGGTAGTAGTCGAGCACAAAGTTGGCGTCCGACAGGGCGTCGTTCTGCGGCAGCACCCGGGCCGCCTGGGCCTCGCTGAGCGGCGCGGTGGCGATCATGTAGTTGGCGACGCGCATGATGCGCCCGGAGAGCTCCGGCATCAGCCCCGTCGGGTAGGCGTTGGTGCCGTGCACCACGCTGTCGGCGACCACCCGACCCCGGGCGGTGACCACGGTGGCGGGTTCGCCGCGGCGAAGCTCGACGGCGGCGCTGTGCTCGTGGATGGCCGCGCCGGCGCGGCGGGCCGCCCGGGCCAGGCCCAGGGTGTAGTTGAGCGGGTGGAGGTGGCCGCCCTCGGCATCGAAGAGGGCCGCCGGGTAGGCGTCGCTCACCACGTGCTGGCGCAGGGCATCGCCCTCGAGGAGGCTGAGGGCCGTGTCGTCATAGTCGCGGGCCATGCGCTCACGGAAGGCCTCGAGCTCGCGCACCTGGCGCGGTGTCACCGCGGCGTGCAGGTAGCCCCAGGCGAGCTCGCAGGGGATGGCATGGCGCTCGACCCGCGCGGCCGTGAGGCGCACCGCCTCGCGGCTCATCTCCCAGATTTCCCGGGCCCGCACCCGGCCCAGGGCCTTCTCGACGGTGGCGATGTCGGTGCCCAGGCCGGGCAGGATATGGCCGCCGCTGCGCCCCGAGGCGCCGTGGCCGATCTCGCCGGCCTCGAGCAACACCACCGAGTAGCCCCGTTCGGCGAGGTGCAGGGCCGCCGAGCAGCCGGTGATGCCGCCGCCGATCACGCAGACATCGGCGCGTCGCTCCCCCGCCAGCGGCGGGCAGTCGCCGAGCTCGACGGCGACGGAGGCACGATACCAGGACGCCGGACGCGCCGGCCGAGGCGGGATCGCCATACGAGAACCTGTCTGCGGGGCGCGGTGCGCTGCGACTTGTGGAAGGGGACGAGCGAGGCGGATCGCCCCGACAGGTTCAGTGTGGCACCGGCGCCACGACGGTCGTCAAGTCATCCCCTCACTCGACCCCATCGCCCGCGGCCGAAAGCGGCCTGTCGGGCGACGCTCAGCGCACGGCGCATACCGGGCAGGCGGGATCGCGCGGCACCCCGAAGTGGCGCCACTGGCCGGTGAGGCCATCGAAGGTGGAGAGGCCGCGATGGGGAGTGCCGGCGCCGCTGACGAGCTTGATCGCCTCCAGCGCCTGGAAGCTGCCGATCAGCCCCACCAGCGGGGCGATCACGCCGTTCTCGGCGCAGCGCAGCTCCTCGTCGCCCTCCTCCCCCGGCGGGTAGAGGCAGGCGTAGCAGGGCCCGTCCGGGTCGCGCGGGTCGAAGACGGCGAGCTGGCCGGAGAAGCGGATCGCCGCCCCCGAGACCAGCGGCACCCCGGCCGCCCGGCAGGCGGCGTTGATGGCGTAGCGGCTGGAGAAGCGGTCGGTGCAGTCGAGCACCACGTCCGCCTCGCCGGCCGCCCGGGCGAGGGCCTCGCCCTCCAGGTGGCCGTCGAGCGCATGGATCTCGCAGCCGGGATTGAGCGCCAGTGCCGCCTCCCGGGCCGACTCGGCCTTGTTGCGGCCGATGTCCGCGGTGGCGTGGGCGATCTGGCGCTGCAGGTTGGAGAGCTCGACCGCGTCGGCGTCGGCCAGGGTCAGCCGCCCCAGGCCCGCGGCCGCCAGGTAGAGGGCCACCGGCGAGCCCAGCCCGCCGGCGCCGATCACCAGGGCGTGGCCGGCCAGCAGGCGCTCCTGGCCGTCGATGTCGACCTGCTCGAGCATGATCTGCCGGCTGTAGCGCAGCAGGGACTGATCATCCATGGCGATCACTTCTCCTCGAACTCCTCGATCTCGGGCACGTGGAGGCTGAAGCTCTCCTTGACCTCCTCCATCACCACGTAGCTCTTGGACTCCTTCACGCCGGGCAGGGTCAACACCACGTCGCCGAGCAGCTGGCGGTAGGCGGACATCTCCGGAATCCGGCACTTGAGGATGTAGTCGAACTGCCCGGAGACCAGGTGGCACTCCTGGATCTGCGGCAGCTTGGCCACGGCGCGACGAAACTCGTCGAACACCGCCGGCGACTGGGTCTCCAGGCTGATCTCGACGAACACCAGCAGGTTGGCCTTGAGCGCCCGGGGATCGAGCAGCGCCCGGTAGCCGCGGATGATGCCGGCGCGCTCGAGGCGCTTGACGCGCTCCAGGCAGGGGGTGGTGGAGAGCCCGACCTGGGAGGCCAGGTCGACGTAGGAGATGCGGGCGTTGTCCTGCAGGCAGCGCAGGATCTTGAGGTCGATGCGGTCGAGCGAGCGGGTCTTGGCTTTCATTATCGTTGGGAGGCCGATCTGGAGGGAGCTTTCACGCCGTCGCGACAGCACGATCGCCTGCAAAACACCCCATCTCGGGGGCTTCAGTGGGCGTCACGCATGCAAAGGCGACGAGACGTGGCGTTTTTTCCTGCTGAAAGGTGTACCACATCACGCCCGCTCGCCTCCAGCCCTCGCCTCAACGCGACGCCCCAGGCTGACCCGGGGATGACCGCCCAGGTCGAGGCGGCTCGCGACCTCGAGGTAGCCCGCGGCCTCGAGCACCCCGCGCACGGCCTCGGCCTGCGCGAAGCCGTGCTCGAGCATCAGCCAACCGCCGGGGCGCAGGTGGCGGCCGGCCTCCTGCACCAGATGGTAGAGGTCGGCCAGCCCGTCGTCGGCCGCCACCAGGGCGCTGCGCGGCTCGAAGCGCACGTCGCCCCGGGCCAGGTGCGGGTCGTCCGCGGCGATGTAGGGCGGGTTGGAGACGATCAGGTCGAAGCGCTCACCCGCCTCGTTGTCCTCCAGGGCGGCGAACCAGTCGCTCTCGGCGAAGGCGGCGTTGGCGAGGCCGAGCCGCTCGGCGTTGTGGCGCGCCAGCGCCACGGCCTCGGGGCGGATGTCGACCCCGAGGACCGACCAGTCGGGCCGCTCGCTGGCGAACGCCAGGGCGATGGCGCCGGTGCCGGTGCCCAGGTCCAGAAGGCGCCCCTCGGGGCGCGCGGCGTGGGCCAGGGCCGCCTCCACCAGGCACTCGGTGTCGGGCCGGGGGATCAGCGTATGCGGCGAGGTGGCAAGCGCCAGGCCCCAGAACTCCCGCTCGCCGGTCAGGTAGGCGACCGGCTGGCCCTGGACGCGGGCCGCCACCAGCGCCTCGAAGCGCGCCCTTGCGAAGCGCGGCGCCTCGCGGTCCCCCCAGGTGTAGAGCCAGGTGCGATCCACCCCCAGGGCGTGGCAGAGCAGCACCTCGGCATCGAAGCGCGGGCTGGGCGAGCCGGCGGCGGCGAGCCGCGCGGCGGCCCGGGCCAGCAGGTGATCGAGGATCATCCGGCGTCCTGCTGCAGGGCCGCCAGCTGCTCGGCCTGGTACTCGTGGATCAGCGGCTCGATCACGTCGTCGAGCTGCTCGCCGCTGACCACCTCGTTGAGCTTGTAGAGCGTCAGGTTGATCCGGTGGTCGGTGACCCGTCCCTGGGGGAAGTTGTAGGTGCGGATGCGCTCGCTGCGATCGCCGGAGCCGACCAGGGAGCGGCGAGCGTCGGCCTGCTGCTGGCGCTGGCTGGCCACCGCCGACTGCTTGAGGCGCGCCGCCAGCAGCGACATCGCCTTGGCGCGGTTCTTGTGCTGGCTGCGCTCCTCCTGGCACTCGACCACCACGCCGCTGGGCAGGTGGGTGATGCGGATGGCGGAGTCGGTGGTGTTGACGTGCTGGCCGCCGGCGCCGCTCGCGCGGAAGGTATCGACCCTGAGGTCGCTTTGGTCGATGTCGATGTCGCCGACCTCATCGGCCTCGGGCATCACCGCCACGGTGCAGGCCGAGGTGTGGATGCGCCCCTGGGACTCGGTGGCCGGCACGCGCTGCACCCGGTGGGCGCCGGATTCGAACTTGAGGCGCGCATAGACGCCCTCGCCCTTGACCCGGGAGATGATCTCCTTGTAGCCGCCCTGCTCGCCGTGGCTGGCGCTGACCACCTCGACCCGCCAGCCGTGCTGCTCGGCGTAGCGGGAGTACATGCGAAAGAGGTCGCCGGCGAACAGCGCCGCCTCGTCGCCGCCGGTGCCGGCGCGGATCTCGAGGAAGACGTTGCGGCGATCGTCGGGGTCCTTGGGCACCAGCAGCTGCTTGAGCCGGCCCTCGAGGGCCTCGAGCCGCTCGCGCCCCTCGTCGCGCTCGAGCTCGGCCAGCTCGCGCATCTCGGCGTCGGCATCGCCGAGCAGCTGCTCGGCGGAGGCGATGTCGGCCTCCACGCCGAGGAAGTCGTGCCAGGCCTCGACCAGGGGTTCGAGCTCGGCGTATTCCCGCGAGTAGTCGCGAAAGCGGGTCTGGTCGCTGATCACCTCGGGCTCGGCCAGCAGGGCGGCAAGCTCCTCGAAGCGCTCGATGAAGGCATCGAGGCGCTGGCGCAGGGTGGCTTTCATCGGCGCATCCTATCGGGAGTGGTCGGTGGATTCATCCAGCAGCAGGGTCGAGGCGGCCTGGAGCAGGTCGTGCTGTTCCTCGGAGGCCGCATCGCGCAGCGCCACGGTGGGGCGGTGCAGCAGGCGGTTGGTCAACTGATGGGCGAGCCGGCGGATCACCGCCTCGGGATCCTCGCCGCGGGCCAGGCGCGCCAGCGCCTGCTGCTCGGAGAGCTCGCGCAGGGACTGGCCCCGGGCGCGCACGTCGCGGATCAGCTCCCCGCCGCTGCGGATCCGTCGCTCATGCTGCCAGTTGCCCACGCCGTGCTCGATCAGCGACTCGGCCTGGTCGGCCGCCACCTGGCGATGGCGGCGATTCTCCTCGATCACCTCCTGGAGGTCGTCGACGGTATAGAGGAAGACGTCGGCGAGCTCCCCCACCTCGGGCTCGATGTCCCGAGGCACGGCGATATCGACCATGAAGACCGGGCGGTGGCGACGCTTCTTCAGCGCCCGCTCGACCATGCCCTTGCCGAGGATCGGCAGCGGCGCGGCGGTGGAGGAGATCACGATATCGGCCTCGACCAGGGCGTCGGGGATCGCATCGAGGGTGATCGCCTGGCCGCCCAGCGGCCCGGAGACCACCTCGGCCCGCTCGCGGGTGCGGTTGGCCACGGTGAGCTGGCGCACGCCGGCCTCGTGGAGGTGGCGCGCCACCAGCTCGATGGTCTCGCCGGCACCAATCAGCAGGGCCCGGGAGCGGCTGAAGTCGCCGAAGATGCGGCTCGCCAGGTTGACCGCCGCATAGGCCACCGACACCGGGTTGCGGCCGATGCCGGTCTCGGTGCGCACCTGCTTGGCCACGGCGAAGGTGTTCTGGAACAGGCACTCTAGCTCGCCGCCGAGGCTGCGCGCCTGGCGGGCCGACTGGTAGGCGTCCTTGAGCTGGCCCAGGATCTGCGGCTCGCCGAGCACCATGGAGTCCAGCCCCACAGCCACGCGCATCAGGTGGCGTGCCGCCTCGTTCTCGCGGTAGTGGTAGGCGCAGCGGGTGAGCTCCTCCACCTTCAGCCCGTGGAAGCGGCCCAGCCAGTCGAGGATCTCGCCCTCGCCGCCGGCACCGGTGGCACAGTAGAGCTCGGTGCGGTTGCAGGTGGAGAGCAGTGCCGCCTCATGCACCTCCGGCAGGGCACGCAGCTCGGTCAGCGCCGCCTCCAGCTGGGTGGGCGAGAAGGCGACCTGCTCGCGCACCTCGATGCTGGCGGTCCGGTGATTGATTCCCAGGGCAAGAAGCGTCATGCGTTCGGCATCTTCGCGAGTCGTGATTCCGGCAAGGGCGACATGGTGATATCCGGCGGCGCGGACCGCCCATCCTCGAAGCGCCGCATTCTAGCACAGGCCGGCCGCCGGCGGCGCCCCGACATGCCGTGGAGGGGATCATGCTTTGCCCGAACGGGTCGAGCCGTTATGCTGGCGGCTCGGCCTCCAGCACGAGACGCGCATGCCCCGCGGATCCCTCCCCCGACTCCCTCGCCACCCGCCCCTGGCTCCCCTGGCGCTGGCCCTCCTGCTCGCCGGCTGCCAGGGACTGCCGGGGACCTCGTCGGCGACCGACCCCGGGCACGATCCGCTGGCCGGCGCGCCCCCGGTCACCCGCGGCCTGGACGCCACCGGCCTCGCCGGCCTGCTCGAGGCGGAGCTCGCCGGCCAGCGCAACGACTACCCCCGCGCCACGCGAGGCTTTCTCGAGGCCGCCGAGCGCTATGACTCCGTCGCGCTGGCCGAGCGCGCCACCCTGGCCGCCCGCTTCAGCGACGATGCCGCCCTGCTCGAGGAGGCGGCAGAGCGCTGGCAGGACCTGGCGCCGGGCAGCGCCGCCCCGTCGCGGCTGCTGGCCAGCCTCGCCCTGCAGCGCGGCGACTGGGCGGCGGCCCTGGAGCACCATCTCGACGCCCTCGATCAGGCGCCGGACGCCGGTGGGCAGGAGGCGAACCATGCGCTGCTCGGGCTCGCCGAGGGTGCGCTGGACGCCGGCGCCGCGCCGGCCCCGCTGCTCGCGCGCCTGCGCGCCCACCTCGCGCGCCCTCCGGCATCGACCGAGCAGCGCCTCGACGCCGAACTCGCCACCGCCCTGCTGGAGGCCGCCGCCGGACAGCCGGCGGCGGCCGAGCGGCGGTTGGCCCGCCTAGCCCAGGAGGTCCCCGAGCGTCCGGCGCTGTGGCACCTGCGCGCACGCCTGGCGCTGGAGGCCGGCGCCCCCGCCGCGGCGCGCGAGCATGCGCGCCGCGGCCTGGCGCTCTCCCCCGGCGACCCGCGACTGATGCTGCTGCTGGCCCGGACCGAGCTCGCGCTGGGCAGTGTCGCGGCCGCCGAGAACGCCATCGAGGCGCTGCTCGCCGAGCACGGCGACGCCCCCTCCCTGCGCCTGGGGCTGGCCCGGCTGTTCCTCGAACGGGAGCACCTGGCGCCGGCGCGCCGGCTGCTGCTGCCGCTGGCCGGCGACGACGATGCCCCGCCCGCGGCCTTTCTGCTGCTCGGCGCCATCGCCGAGGAACGCGGCGAGATCGACAACGCCCTCCTCTATTATCGCCAGGTCCCCGAGGGGGAGCAGTTCCTGCCGGCGCGGGTGAGCGCGGCGCGGATGCTGATGACCGCTGACCGGCGGCTCGACGCCCGCAGCTTCCTGCGCCTGGAACGCCTGCGCCACGAGGCCTACCAGAGCGAGCTGGTCGCCGTGGAGGTCGAGCTGCTCGACGAGGAAGGCCTCGACGAGCAGGCCGACGCCCTGCTCGACAGCGAGCTCGCGCAGCGCCCGGACGACGAGCAGCTGCGCTACCAGCGCGCCATGCGCGCCTTCGCCGACGGCGACCTGGCGGCCATGGAAGCCGACCTGCGCCATCTCATCGACCACGATCCGGACAACGCCACCGCCCTCAACGCCCTGGGCTACACCCTCGCCGATGCCGACCTCGAGGGACGCCTGGACGAGGCGCGCGCGCTGATCGAGCGCGCCCACGCGCTGGCGCCGGACAATCCGGCCATTCTCGACAGCCTGGGCTGGGTCCACTTTCGCCGGGGCGAGCCCTCCCGCGCCCTGCCCTGGCTCAGGCGCGCCTGGGCGGCGATGCCCGACCAGGAGATCGCCGCCCACCTGATCGAGGTACTCTGGGTACTGGGCGAGAAAGCCGAGGCCCGCGCCCTGCTCGAACAGGCCCGGGAGCGCTTCGAGACCCGCCCGCTGATCGACGAGCTGCTCCTACGCCATCCCGAACTGAACCAGGCGGACGCGGCGAGCGCCCCCTGACGCCCGCCA includes the following:
- the prfA gene encoding peptide chain release factor 1, with the protein product MKATLRQRLDAFIERFEELAALLAEPEVISDQTRFRDYSREYAELEPLVEAWHDFLGVEADIASAEQLLGDADAEMRELAELERDEGRERLEALEGRLKQLLVPKDPDDRRNVFLEIRAGTGGDEAALFAGDLFRMYSRYAEQHGWRVEVVSASHGEQGGYKEIISRVKGEGVYARLKFESGAHRVQRVPATESQGRIHTSACTVAVMPEADEVGDIDIDQSDLRVDTFRASGAGGQHVNTTDSAIRITHLPSGVVVECQEERSQHKNRAKAMSLLAARLKQSAVASQRQQQADARRSLVGSGDRSERIRTYNFPQGRVTDHRINLTLYKLNEVVSGEQLDDVIEPLIHEYQAEQLAALQQDAG
- the prmC gene encoding peptide chain release factor N(5)-glutamine methyltransferase; its protein translation is MILDHLLARAAARLAAAGSPSPRFDAEVLLCHALGVDRTWLYTWGDREAPRFARARFEALVAARVQGQPVAYLTGEREFWGLALATSPHTLIPRPDTECLVEAALAHAARPEGRLLDLGTGTGAIALAFASERPDWSVLGVDIRPEAVALARHNAERLGLANAAFAESDWFAALEDNEAGERFDLIVSNPPYIAADDPHLARGDVRFEPRSALVAADDGLADLYHLVQEAGRHLRPGGWLMLEHGFAQAEAVRGVLEAAGYLEVASRLDLGGHPRVSLGRRVEARAGGERA
- a CDS encoding Lrp/AsnC ligand binding domain-containing protein: MKAKTRSLDRIDLKILRCLQDNARISYVDLASQVGLSTTPCLERVKRLERAGIIRGYRALLDPRALKANLLVFVEISLETQSPAVFDEFRRAVAKLPQIQECHLVSGQFDYILKCRIPEMSAYRQLLGDVVLTLPGVKESKSYVVMEEVKESFSLHVPEIEEFEEK
- a CDS encoding FAD-binding oxidoreductase, with translation MAIPPRPARPASWYRASVAVELGDCPPLAGERRADVCVIGGGITGCSAALHLAERGYSVVLLEAGEIGHGASGRSGGHILPGLGTDIATVEKALGRVRAREIWEMSREAVRLTAARVERHAIPCELAWGYLHAAVTPRQVRELEAFRERMARDYDDTALSLLEGDALRQHVVSDAYPAALFDAEGGHLHPLNYTLGLARAARRAGAAIHEHSAAVELRRGEPATVVTARGRVVADSVVHGTNAYPTGLMPELSGRIMRVANYMIATAPLSEAQAARVLPQNDALSDANFVLDYYRLSADRRLIFGGEVSYDGREPRHLIARMDAKIARLFPVLEGVPIVYRWGGDVAITLDRAPDIGRLGPNIYYAQGYSGHGMALAGLAGQLLAEAIAGQRERFDAFAAMPHRRFPGGRLLRTPLLVLATRYYQLRDLL
- the hemA gene encoding glutamyl-tRNA reductase, with the translated sequence MTLLALGINHRTASIEVREQVAFSPTQLEAALTELRALPEVHEAALLSTCNRTELYCATGAGGEGEILDWLGRFHGLKVEELTRCAYHYRENEAARHLMRVAVGLDSMVLGEPQILGQLKDAYQSARQARSLGGELECLFQNTFAVAKQVRTETGIGRNPVSVAYAAVNLASRIFGDFSRSRALLIGAGETIELVARHLHEAGVRQLTVANRTRERAEVVSGPLGGQAITLDAIPDALVEADIVISSTAAPLPILGKGMVERALKKRRHRPVFMVDIAVPRDIEPEVGELADVFLYTVDDLQEVIEENRRHRQVAADQAESLIEHGVGNWQHERRIRSGGELIRDVRARGQSLRELSEQQALARLARGEDPEAVIRRLAHQLTNRLLHRPTVALRDAASEEQHDLLQAASTLLLDESTDHSR
- a CDS encoding tetratricopeptide repeat protein produces the protein MPRGSLPRLPRHPPLAPLALALLLAGCQGLPGTSSATDPGHDPLAGAPPVTRGLDATGLAGLLEAELAGQRNDYPRATRGFLEAAERYDSVALAERATLAARFSDDAALLEEAAERWQDLAPGSAAPSRLLASLALQRGDWAAALEHHLDALDQAPDAGGQEANHALLGLAEGALDAGAAPAPLLARLRAHLARPPASTEQRLDAELATALLEAAAGQPAAAERRLARLAQEVPERPALWHLRARLALEAGAPAAAREHARRGLALSPGDPRLMLLLARTELALGSVAAAENAIEALLAEHGDAPSLRLGLARLFLEREHLAPARRLLLPLAGDDDAPPAAFLLLGAIAEERGEIDNALLYYRQVPEGEQFLPARVSAARMLMTADRRLDARSFLRLERLRHEAYQSELVAVEVELLDEEGLDEQADALLDSELAQRPDDEQLRYQRAMRAFADGDLAAMEADLRHLIDHDPDNATALNALGYTLADADLEGRLDEARALIERAHALAPDNPAILDSLGWVHFRRGEPSRALPWLRRAWAAMPDQEIAAHLIEVLWVLGEKAEARALLEQARERFETRPLIDELLLRHPELNQADAASAP
- a CDS encoding molybdopterin-synthase adenylyltransferase MoeB; translated protein: MDDQSLLRYSRQIMLEQVDIDGQERLLAGHALVIGAGGLGSPVALYLAAAGLGRLTLADADAVELSNLQRQIAHATADIGRNKAESAREAALALNPGCEIHALDGHLEGEALARAAGEADVVLDCTDRFSSRYAINAACRAAGVPLVSGAAIRFSGQLAVFDPRDPDGPCYACLYPPGEEGDEELRCAENGVIAPLVGLIGSFQALEAIKLVSGAGTPHRGLSTFDGLTGQWRHFGVPRDPACPVCAVR